A window from Candidatus Reconcilbacillus cellulovorans encodes these proteins:
- a CDS encoding macrolide ABC transporter ATP-binding protein, translating into MLEIIEGTKVYRDGDKELVVFRGLNLHIERGSFVSITGRSGSGKSTLLHILGCMDRLTGGEYRFDGHRVDDLSEEELARFRGRHFGFVFQSFFLIRELTAVENVEAPMGYAGVPAGKRRERAMELLRRVGLEEHAHRYPDRLSGGQRQRVAIARALANSPDVVFADEPTGNLDRENGERVVELLLELHREGTTLVLVTHDESLAALAPRRLALRDGRLEEHVANESIAVARKG; encoded by the coding sequence GTGCTGGAAATCATCGAAGGTACCAAAGTGTACCGCGACGGCGACAAGGAACTCGTCGTCTTCCGCGGCCTGAATCTTCACATCGAGCGCGGATCGTTCGTCTCGATCACTGGTCGCTCGGGCAGCGGCAAAAGCACGCTGCTGCACATCCTCGGCTGTATGGACCGGTTGACCGGCGGCGAATATCGGTTCGACGGCCACCGCGTCGACGACCTGTCCGAAGAAGAGCTGGCGCGTTTCCGCGGCCGGCATTTCGGATTCGTGTTCCAGTCGTTTTTCCTGATCCGCGAGCTGACAGCCGTCGAAAACGTCGAGGCGCCGATGGGTTACGCGGGCGTTCCCGCCGGAAAGCGCCGTGAGCGCGCAATGGAGCTGCTGCGCCGCGTCGGCCTGGAAGAGCACGCCCACCGCTACCCCGACCGGCTGTCCGGCGGGCAGCGGCAGCGCGTGGCGATCGCGCGAGCGCTGGCGAACAGCCCCGACGTCGTGTTCGCCGACGAACCGACGGGCAACCTCGACCGCGAAAACGGCGAGCGCGTCGTCGAGCTGCTGTTGGAGCTGCATCGCGAGGGCACGACGCTCGTGCTCGTCACGCACGACGAATCGCTGGCCGCGCTCGCGCCGCGACGGCTCGCGCTTCGCGACGGCCGGCTGGAAGAGCATGTAGCGAATGAATCGATCGCGGTCGCGCGGAAAGGCTGA
- a CDS encoding arsenate reductase (thioredoxin), which translates to MKKKIIYFLCTGNSCRSQMAEGFAKAYLGDRFDVYSAGIEAHGLNPTAVRVMAEKGIDISGQTSDVIDPQLLAKADWVITLCGDAHDRCPAVPPHVRREHWGFDDPAKATGTEEERLAVFRRVRDEIEERIRRFAEEEA; encoded by the coding sequence ATGAAGAAAAAAATCATTTATTTTCTCTGCACCGGCAATTCGTGTCGGAGCCAGATGGCGGAAGGGTTCGCCAAAGCGTATCTCGGCGACCGCTTCGATGTTTACAGCGCGGGCATCGAGGCGCACGGGCTGAACCCGACGGCGGTCCGGGTGATGGCGGAAAAAGGGATCGACATTTCCGGCCAGACGTCGGACGTGATCGATCCGCAACTGCTCGCGAAGGCGGATTGGGTCATTACGCTGTGCGGCGACGCCCACGACCGCTGTCCGGCGGTGCCGCCGCATGTGCGGCGCGAACATTGGGGGTTCGACGATCCGGCGAAGGCGACGGGTACCGAAGAGGAACGCCTGGCGGTGTTCCGGCGGGTGCGCGACGAAATCGAGGAGCGCATCCGTCGGTTTGCGGAAGAGGAGGCGTAA
- a CDS encoding transcriptional regulator translates to MQADWDALAESFRALGDRTRLRILAMLKVEELCVCELVEALGISQPAVSQHMRRLKQAGWVKERRRGQWVFYSLDGSAHSFRDQVLEALPDVREAVEQLRRNGRRAVCE, encoded by the coding sequence ATGCAGGCAGACTGGGATGCGCTCGCGGAAAGTTTTCGAGCCCTCGGCGACCGGACGCGGCTGCGCATTCTCGCGATGCTGAAAGTCGAGGAGCTGTGCGTATGCGAACTGGTCGAGGCGCTCGGCATCTCGCAGCCGGCGGTGTCCCAACATATGCGCAGGCTGAAACAGGCGGGCTGGGTGAAAGAGAGAAGACGCGGCCAGTGGGTATTTTATTCGCTGGACGGGTCGGCGCATTCGTTTCGCGATCAGGTCTTGGAGGCGCTTCCGGATGTCCGCGAGGCGGTGGAGCAACTGCGTCGGAACGGAAGAAGGGCGGTGTGTGAATAA
- a CDS encoding AAA family ATPase, which translates to MARADLLLNLVVAGSKGDAQLFRRTVEALIAEERSKQHHVLADRLAESLKSLTSSREAPGFLNEGTRNLLYEIVPKKDLDDLILPENVRNACVELIEEQHRCDLLRSYNLEPRHRVILVGPPGNGKTSLAEALAGALMVPMYIVRYEGIVGSYLGETANRLKRLFEFVRTQRCVLFFDEFDAIGKERGDKHETGEIKRVVSSLLLQIDDLPSHVVVVTATNHPELLDKAVWRRFQLRLFLPKPEKPQIEAWLERFRASFDRPLGHSVRTIAEKLYGLSFSEIEEFGLDVRRRYVLSLPDSDLRSIVRSCLKQWEGRFQPEGQGEK; encoded by the coding sequence ATGGCGCGCGCCGACTTGTTGCTGAATCTCGTTGTAGCGGGTTCGAAAGGCGATGCGCAGCTTTTCAGGCGCACGGTCGAGGCTTTGATCGCAGAAGAAAGAAGCAAGCAACACCACGTGTTAGCGGATCGGCTGGCGGAAAGTTTAAAATCGCTTACATCTTCTCGGGAGGCGCCCGGTTTTTTGAATGAAGGAACAAGGAATTTGTTGTACGAAATCGTTCCGAAAAAGGACTTGGACGACTTGATCCTTCCCGAAAACGTCCGTAACGCCTGCGTCGAGTTGATCGAAGAACAGCATCGATGCGACTTGCTGCGATCGTATAATCTGGAGCCGCGCCACCGCGTCATCCTGGTCGGTCCGCCCGGCAACGGCAAAACATCGCTGGCCGAAGCATTGGCCGGCGCCTTGATGGTTCCGATGTACATCGTCAGGTACGAGGGGATTGTCGGAAGTTATCTAGGGGAAACCGCCAATCGGCTCAAACGGTTGTTCGAATTCGTGCGGACCCAGAGATGCGTCCTGTTTTTCGATGAATTCGACGCGATCGGCAAGGAACGGGGCGACAAACACGAAACCGGCGAAATCAAAAGAGTCGTAAGTTCACTGTTGTTGCAGATCGATGATTTGCCGAGCCACGTCGTCGTGGTGACTGCGACCAACCACCCGGAACTGCTGGACAAGGCGGTATGGCGGAGATTTCAGCTTCGTTTGTTTTTGCCGAAACCGGAAAAGCCGCAAATTGAAGCTTGGCTGGAACGGTTCCGGGCAAGTTTCGACCGACCGTTGGGACATTCCGTTCGGACAATCGCGGAAAAGCTGTACGGACTGAGTTTTTCGGAAATCGAAGAATTCGGGCTCGACGTACGGCGCCGCTATGTATTGTCGTTGCCTGATTCGGATCTGAGATCGATCGTTCGGTCGTGCTTGAAGCAGTGGGAAGGGCGGTTTCAGCCGGAAGGACAGGGTGAAAAATGA
- a CDS encoding 23S rRNA (pseudouridine(1915)-N(3))-methyltransferase RlmH — protein sequence MHVSIVAVGKLKEPYAAAGVAEYVKRLRPYVRLETVEVDDEPAPDPADAAATERALRREADRLFARLPRDAYVIALAVDGELWSSEELAGRLQRLAAEGRGRVAFVVGGTCGLHADVLRRADARWSFGRITLPHQLARLVLAEQLYRALKIMRGEGYHR from the coding sequence CTGCACGTCTCGATTGTGGCGGTCGGCAAGCTGAAAGAACCGTACGCGGCCGCCGGCGTCGCGGAATATGTGAAGCGGCTTCGCCCGTACGTCCGTCTGGAAACGGTGGAAGTCGACGACGAGCCGGCGCCGGACCCTGCCGACGCGGCGGCGACCGAGCGCGCGCTGCGCCGGGAGGCGGACCGGCTGTTCGCGCGCTTGCCGCGCGACGCCTATGTGATCGCGCTGGCGGTGGACGGCGAGTTGTGGTCGTCGGAGGAGCTGGCGGGACGCCTTCAGCGGCTTGCGGCAGAAGGCCGCGGCCGCGTCGCGTTCGTCGTCGGCGGCACGTGCGGCCTGCACGCGGACGTGCTGCGGCGCGCCGACGCGCGATGGTCGTTCGGACGCATTACGCTGCCGCACCAGCTCGCGCGGCTCGTGCTGGCGGAGCAGCTGTACCGGGCGTTGAAGATCATGCGGGGGGAAGGGTATCATAGGTGA
- a CDS encoding MBL fold metallo-hydrolase, with the protein MGLRFTILASGSTGNSMLVAARDAKVLVDVGLSVRKIEGLLAEVGVSPEELDAVLITHEHVDHVRGAGAFARKYRLPVYANEKTWRQLERQFGGLDPAQRRVFVTGSELWFGSLRVESFELSHDAAEPVGFSFAAAGYKLGLATDLGYVSRNVMEAIRDSDVLIIESNHDVEMLRAGRYPWNVKRRILGDKGHLSNEAAGEALCELLSPRTKRVYLAHLSRDHNLADLARLTVNNILEERGVYRRCSVRLMDTYFDRPTPWDDLTMTPIGGEIADELVRR; encoded by the coding sequence ATGGGGTTGCGGTTTACGATTCTGGCCAGCGGTTCGACGGGCAACAGTATGTTGGTTGCCGCACGGGACGCGAAAGTGCTGGTCGACGTCGGATTGAGCGTGCGCAAAATCGAAGGATTGCTCGCTGAGGTCGGAGTGTCGCCCGAGGAGCTGGATGCCGTGCTGATTACGCACGAACATGTCGACCATGTGCGCGGTGCAGGCGCGTTCGCTCGAAAATACCGTCTGCCGGTATACGCCAACGAAAAAACGTGGCGGCAGCTGGAGCGGCAGTTCGGCGGGCTTGATCCGGCTCAGCGCAGGGTGTTCGTCACGGGTTCTGAGCTCTGGTTCGGTTCGCTGCGCGTCGAGTCGTTCGAGCTGTCGCACGACGCCGCCGAACCGGTCGGCTTCAGTTTCGCGGCGGCCGGGTACAAGCTCGGCCTCGCCACGGATCTCGGCTACGTCAGCCGCAACGTGATGGAGGCGATCCGCGATTCCGACGTTCTGATCATCGAGTCCAATCACGACGTCGAGATGCTGCGCGCGGGCCGGTATCCCTGGAACGTGAAACGCCGCATTCTCGGCGACAAGGGACACCTGTCGAACGAGGCGGCGGGCGAGGCGCTCTGCGAGCTGTTGTCCCCGCGGACGAAACGAGTCTATCTGGCGCATTTGAGCCGCGATCACAACCTGGCGGATTTGGCCAGGCTGACGGTGAATAACATATTGGAAGAGCGCGGCGTGTACCGCCGTTGCTCGGTGCGGCTGATGGATACATATTTCGATCGCCCCACACCGTGGGACGACCTGACGATGACTCCGATCGGAGGCGAAATCGCCGATGAGCTTGTTCGACGATGA
- a CDS encoding cell wall metabolism sensor histidine kinase WalK: MKGFRVFRSIRLKLNILYSLLILVAMQVVFVYFVRTLENTFQQRESQAVRKQATLLAEAVKDYLLPKNGLESGDRSAEDQYRALDEKVHLFSDNRTEVQILDANAIVRASNARIPPPPGLVKSTQPEVIQALQGAKTVERDIFDPVDDLPKKLVVQPVTEDGKVIGAVYIVSSMKEMYENLRRINQIFVSGTLIALALAAVLGFVLSRTITAPVVELTRQATAVSEGRFDRRVRVLGDDEIGQLARAFNHMTDRLKEALSSTEEEREKLESVLSNMSDGVVAADGSGRVMLMNRRAREMLRAGAGGPEAADLAELLGLPRQEFARYAIDGGETTVPIGELIVRVSFSPIHRRETGVTGTIAVLQDVTEQEKLEQSRREFVANVSHELRTPLTTIKSYLEALESGVLEDRELARKFLAVAASETERMIRLVHDLLQLSRLDAGRVPLVREPTDVAEMLEDVIDRFSVQSRSRNIQFHLRVDPGLRKVSIDRDQIDQVLDNLVSNALNYTADGGWIRLEASLRDGALAVSVEDNGIGIPREDLPRVFERFYRVDKARSRSMGGTGLGLSIAREIIRAHGGAIGIESEVGKGTKVTFTIPLSEGKTAS, from the coding sequence ATGAAGGGTTTTCGCGTGTTCCGTTCCATCCGCTTGAAGCTGAACATTTTGTACAGCTTGCTGATTTTGGTCGCGATGCAGGTGGTTTTTGTTTATTTTGTACGAACATTGGAAAACACGTTTCAGCAACGCGAGTCGCAGGCCGTCCGCAAGCAAGCGACGTTGTTGGCGGAAGCGGTGAAAGATTACCTTTTGCCGAAAAACGGACTGGAATCCGGCGACCGGAGCGCGGAAGACCAATACCGTGCGCTGGACGAAAAAGTGCACTTGTTTTCGGATAACCGGACCGAGGTGCAAATTCTCGATGCGAACGCAATCGTTCGGGCGTCCAATGCGCGGATTCCGCCGCCGCCCGGTCTCGTCAAGTCGACGCAGCCGGAAGTGATTCAGGCGCTGCAGGGCGCCAAGACGGTCGAACGGGACATTTTCGATCCCGTCGACGATCTGCCAAAAAAACTGGTCGTTCAGCCGGTGACTGAAGACGGCAAGGTGATCGGCGCCGTCTACATTGTCTCCTCGATGAAGGAGATGTATGAAAATTTAAGGCGTATCAATCAGATATTCGTGTCCGGGACGCTAATCGCGCTTGCGCTCGCCGCCGTGCTCGGCTTCGTGCTGTCGCGGACGATTACGGCGCCGGTCGTGGAGCTGACGCGCCAGGCGACGGCCGTGTCGGAAGGCCGGTTCGACCGCCGCGTCCGCGTGCTCGGCGACGACGAGATCGGCCAGCTCGCCAGGGCGTTCAACCATATGACCGACCGGTTGAAAGAGGCGCTGTCGAGTACCGAGGAGGAGCGCGAAAAACTGGAATCGGTCCTGTCCAACATGAGCGACGGCGTCGTCGCCGCGGACGGTTCAGGGCGTGTGATGCTGATGAACCGCCGCGCGCGCGAAATGTTGCGTGCCGGAGCCGGCGGGCCGGAAGCGGCCGATCTGGCAGAGCTGCTCGGACTGCCGAGGCAGGAGTTTGCGAGGTACGCTATTGACGGCGGCGAGACGACGGTTCCGATCGGCGAGCTGATCGTACGCGTTTCGTTTTCGCCGATTCACCGTAGGGAAACGGGCGTTACGGGTACGATCGCCGTCCTGCAGGATGTGACCGAACAGGAAAAGCTCGAACAGTCGCGCCGCGAGTTCGTCGCCAATGTATCGCATGAGCTGCGTACGCCGCTGACGACGATCAAAAGTTATTTGGAAGCGCTGGAGAGCGGCGTCCTTGAGGATCGGGAGCTGGCGCGCAAATTCCTTGCGGTCGCCGCGAGCGAGACGGAACGCATGATCCGGCTCGTGCACGATCTGCTCCAGCTGTCGCGGTTGGATGCCGGCCGTGTGCCGCTTGTTCGCGAGCCGACCGACGTTGCGGAGATGTTGGAGGACGTGATCGACCGGTTTTCCGTTCAATCGCGCAGCCGCAACATCCAGTTCCATCTGCGCGTCGACCCCGGTTTGCGGAAAGTGTCGATCGACCGCGACCAGATCGATCAGGTGTTGGACAATCTCGTCTCGAACGCGCTGAACTATACCGCCGACGGCGGCTGGATTCGGCTTGAAGCGAGCTTGCGGGACGGCGCGCTGGCCGTGTCGGTCGAGGATAACGGCATCGGCATCCCGAGGGAAGATTTGCCGCGCGTCTTCGAACGGTTTTATCGCGTCGACAAAGCGCGTTCGCGCAGCATGGGGGGGACCGGCCTCGGCTTGTCCATTGCCCGGGAAATTATCCGGGCGCACGGCGGGGCGATCGGCATCGAATCCGAAGTGGGCAAAGGAACGAAAGTCACGTTTACGATTCCGCTGTCCGAAGGGAAGACGGCGTCGTGA
- a CDS encoding DNA-binding response regulator, translating to MKKSRTANGWCLNVLGKILVVDDERPIADILKFNLEKEGYQVICAFDGAEAVEAAFREQPDLVLLDIMLPVKDGVEVCREIRTRLQMPIIMLTAKDSEIDKVLGLEMGADDYVTKPFGTRELLARVKAQLRRHRMRRQPDGQSEQLIRVHRLTIDCDMCLVRKDGVPVDLTHREFELIQYMARHLGKVMTREHLLQAVWGYEYFGDVRTVDVTIRRLREKIEDDPGKPEYILTRRGLGYVMWNPAAEGGR from the coding sequence ATGAAGAAGTCCCGAACCGCCAACGGGTGGTGTCTGAACGTGTTGGGAAAAATTCTGGTGGTCGACGACGAACGTCCGATCGCGGACATTTTGAAATTTAACCTCGAAAAGGAAGGTTATCAGGTCATCTGCGCGTTCGACGGTGCGGAAGCGGTGGAGGCGGCGTTCCGCGAGCAGCCGGATCTCGTGCTGCTGGACATCATGCTGCCGGTCAAAGACGGGGTCGAGGTTTGCCGCGAAATCCGGACCCGCTTGCAGATGCCGATCATCATGCTGACGGCGAAAGATTCGGAGATCGACAAGGTGCTCGGCTTGGAGATGGGCGCCGACGACTACGTGACCAAGCCGTTCGGCACGCGGGAGCTGCTTGCGCGCGTCAAAGCGCAACTTCGACGGCACCGGATGCGGCGGCAGCCGGACGGACAGTCGGAGCAGTTGATCCGCGTCCATCGGCTGACGATCGATTGCGACATGTGTCTCGTGCGCAAGGACGGCGTCCCCGTCGACCTGACGCATCGCGAGTTCGAACTGATCCAGTACATGGCGCGGCACCTCGGCAAGGTGATGACGCGCGAACATCTGTTGCAGGCGGTGTGGGGCTATGAATATTTCGGCGACGTGCGGACGGTCGACGTGACGATCCGACGGCTGCGGGAAAAAATCGAAGACGACCCCGGCAAGCCGGAATATATTCTGACGCGCCGCGGGCTCGGCTACGTGATGTGGAATCCGGCCGCGGAGGGCGGAAGATGA